GCAGTCAGATTGGAAGGAACAAGAGTCGCTCCGGACACAAGTAGTCCAGATGAGTGAGGCACTGCAGAATAGACTAGTGAAGTTATTGGATGAATTCTACCTGAAACGACAAGCCTTTCCTGATGTCCGGCTGGCGCTGCGGCCCTATAACTATGGGTTCTCATTGGAAAGCAAAGGGATGCAACTGTTACCGAATCTGAAGACAATCGAGGAAAGAACGAATCGCAGTGCGCTCTATCGGAGGGAAATGGAGGATTTCACAGCGTTTCTCCAATCTCAGTTTTTTTCCCAGGAAAAATAGCACGCCCTGTCTTTTGGGTAGTGTGGATGGGACCTGTGCGTGAGTGTTCTTCTTAGGGGTGGAGAGTAGAATTTTGACCGACGGGGAAGCAAACGATAGAATGACACTATGACGCTCGATCGACTGGAGGCAATAAAGAAAGAGGCACTCTCCGCGCTCGCCCTGGTGGCGGACGAAGCGGGTCTTCAGGCTTGGGAAAATACGTACCTCGGCCGAAAAAGTGAGTTCAATACGCTCCTCCGGGGAGTGAAAGAACTCTCGCCCGAGGAACGGAAAAAAGTTGGCGCTGCGGGGAATACTATCAAGCGTGAGCTGTTTGAGGCGTTCGAAGGAACAAAGAAAAAGAATACAATGACGGTCCGGGCTTCGGATACGGAGCGGATTGATGTGACACTGCCGGGTGGGGGGGATGGTACAGGACACTTACACCCGATCACGCGGATCGAGCACGAGATTGAGGATATCTTTGGCTCGATGGGATTTTCAGTGGCCGATGGTCCCGAAGTCGAGAGCGAGTGGTACAACTTTGATGCGCTGAATTTTCCACCCGACCACCCTGCGCGCGATATGCAGGACGCCTTCTGGCTCGCCGATACGTGGGGGAAAAAGAAATACTTGCCGCGTACTCACACGTCTTCCGTCCAGGTTCGGTACATGGAGACGCACAAGCCACCGTTCCAGATCATCATCCCAGGTCGCATCTTCCGTAACGAAGCGACCGATGCCTCGCACGAGCATACTTTTCATCAGTTCGAGTGTTTGGTGGTCGGGGATACTGTCTCAGTCGCAAATTTTAAGTCGGTCGCAGAGACGTTCTTCACCACATTTTTTCAGCGAGCGACGACGGTGCGGCTTCGGCCAAGTTTCTTTCCCTTCACTGAGCCGTCATTTGAGTTCGATGTAAACTGTCTCCTCTGTAACGGTCAGGGCTGCCCGGTGTGCAAGGGGACAGGCTGGCTTGAAATCGGTGGCGCCGGCATGGTCCATCAGCATGTCTTCGAAGCCGCCGGGTATCCCAAGAATCGCTATCAGGGGTTCGCCTGGGGCTTCGGTCTGACCCGGCTCGCGATGATGAAGTACAAGATTTCCGATATTCGTCTCTTCATGTCGGGGGACCTTCGTTTTATCCGCCAATTCTAGTTTATGCTCTTTTCTTATCACTGGCTCAAAGAGCTCTCGGGCACGAAGAAAACACCTCAGCGCCTGGCGGATATGCTCATGGCGCATGCGTTCGAAGTGGAAGCAGTGATGCCGTACGCCCATGGTCTTTCGGACGTCATCATCGGGAAAGTCATGACCGTGAAGCCGCACCCGAACGCTGATCGACTCCGGGTGGCAACCGTCTCGACCGGCAAGAAGACTATTCACGAGATAGTTTGTGGTGCCCCCAATCTCGCCGCTGGTCAGAAAGTTGCCGTGGCTCTGCCGGGAGCGAAACTCCCGGGTGGAATTGAAATTAAATCAGCTGAGTTACGCGGGGTGAAATCCGACGGGATGATCTGTTCGGCGCATGAACTGGGACTCGGGGATGACCATGCGGGTATCCTCGTCTTGCCTCCGGATGCACCACTAGGCAAGAGCTTTAGCGCGTATGCGGGGCTCGAAGATACCGTGCTGGATGTGAAGGTACTACCGGACCGCAGCTGCGATGCGCTCTCGTACCGAGGGATGGCCCGTGAGATCGCCGCTCTCGAAGGCGGAATCGCTACCTTCCTTTCGTTGACGAAGCGACCCGCTCGTCTGCGGAAGAGCGCCAAGGTACCGAAAGTAACCCTCAGGACCGATCGCGCCAAACGCTATCTAGCAATCCGGATGGACCACGTGACACCGAGTCCGAGCCCGCTGCTCGTTTTGGCACGGCTCAGCCTTTCGGGCATTCGTCCTAGACAGGCGATTGTCGATCTCACCAATTACCTCATGCTCGAGACAGGACAGCCGGTGCACGCCTTCGACGCGGACGCAATTCCCAAGGGAGGTATCGTCGTGCGTTTAGCGAAAGCGCGCGAGCGACTCTTGCTTCTCGATGGTACGCAAATTGCTTTGTCCAAAGACGACATCGTCATCGCAGACACGAAGAAGTCGTTGGCGCTCGCCGGCGTGATGGGAGGAAAGCATTCCGCGATTAGTGAGAAAACGCAACGGGTGGTTTTCGAGATCGCAAGTTTCGATGCTCCGAGTATCCGTCGGACGGAAAAACGTCACCGCCTGCTGACCGACGCGGCCTATCGGTTCGAACGGGGTGTTGACGTCGATCGCCCGGGCGAGACAGCTCAGCTATTGGCGACCTATGTCGAAGCGTGGGGGATCGGGCAGGGACTGACAGTCCGTGACGTCGCTTCGCGCCCCGGGAAACCAACCGTTATCCTCCTCGAACTGGCCTATCTCGAACGCCTACTCGGGACGAAACTTCCGCTCTTCCAGGCCGTCCAGTATTGCGCCTGGCTCGGTCTCACCGTGAAGAAGGTGCCGAATCAACCAGTCCTCCGAGTAGTCGTCCCGTCCCGGCGGCCGGATCTTCGCAACCCGGAAGACCTCATCGAGGAGATTGGCCGACTTCATGGGTACCACACCATCGATCCACTCCCGCTTCTGCGACCGGCGGTGCCGCTAGTGCGAGATCCAGCCAAGACATTTGAACGCACGGTCAAGACAACACTCGCCGCGATGGGCTTCGACGAGGTCATGTCGTACTCGTTCTATGGAGAGAAGAGTCTCGCCCTTGTTGCGCTGCCGAAGGAAGAGCATCTCGCGGTTGCCAATCCGATGAATCCTGAGCAGGCATTCATGCGCGCGAGTCTCTTCCCTGGGCTCTGTCGGGCTCTCTCGGCCAATGCCAAGCAGAGCAATCGTCTCAGTCTCTTCGAGTTCGGAAGTGTTCATAAGCGAGGGGACGGTGGTCCGCAGGAGGAGAAACACGTGGCATTGGCCGTCCTCACTCCGGCAGGAGATTTGGCCGAAACAGATTTTCTCCGTTTCAAGGCCCGGGTAGAAGCGTTCTTCCAATCGGTCCGGGTAGAAGTTGTGTGGAATGAATTGGCAACTGGAACGCCAGCTGCCTATCGATCCGGCAGCGTGGCACATCTCACGACACGGAGTGGGCATTCCCTCGGGTATGCTGGGGAGATTAACCCGACGTTGTCCAGACGTCTCGGGAGCGGCACGAGAAGTTACTTTGCGGAATTGTCTGTACCGGCCGTGATGAGCGAGACTCAGGACGCGATAGTGTACCGTGATTTCTCGCGCTTCCCCTTGGCGCATCGCGACATTTCTCTCATTGGACCCAAATCCGTATCGTTCGCTGATCTCGAAACCGTGCTCTTGGCTGCGGGCGGATCGCTTCTCGTCGAGCACGAGCTATTCGATGTCTATGTAGCAGGGGAGGAGAAGAGTTTTGCGCTACATCTCTCATTCGGTTCACCCGAGCGGACGCTTTCTGGTGATGAAATGGACAAGGTGTTTGAACACATTGTCGAGGCAGCCAAAGAACGTCTCGGGCTCCGATTGAAGATGTGAACCAGGCCACATCAGATTGGGCCGTGGTTTCTATGTCAAAATAGTGACAAAGCATATTAATTATGCTTCAATATACATGGGACGGCAGCTCTTTACAAAACAGATCAGACTACCGCGCTGGCCCTCGTAAAAGAGGGTAGTGAGGAAAGTCCGGACATCGGCCCGCCCCTTTGGTTAGAAAAGGCTTGAGGGAGCTATTTTTCGCCCAAAGGGGCGGGCAGCAGGTAGCGGGTAACACCCGTCTCTCGTTTCGGCGGGAAGAGGTGCGAGCAGTGACGCCGGAGCCGAAAGGCCGAGGGTTCCTGGACTGCCATCAGGCAAACCGGGAATAATCCTGTCGCAAGGCAGGAGTGAAACGGCTAAATCCTTATCTCGATGCAAGGTCGCGTCTCGCACCTTTTTTGGAAGCTTGGATGCATAGTGTGAGTGTATGGGGAAGATTGAGGCGCTTTTGTGCCAGAAATCACCCACACTCATTTCCAAAAAAGGTGCGGGAAGAACCGCAAAGATCTCTCTGGCGACAGAGAGGCAAGAGAAATGGTAGTCCCTCGCACCTTTTAGTCTTTACGAGAGCATATGTATTACTTGTATGTGCTGAAGAGTAAGAAGACAGATAAGTTTTACATCGGTTATGCTAAAGATCTTCAGCAAAGAATTCTTCAACATAACAATGGAGAGTCTTTAGCCACAAAGTCCGCTATCCCTTGGGAATTGGTATACTACGAAGCGTATGCTTCTCAGGGATTAGCCAGGAAACGAGAGGCAAAGCTCAAACATCATGGAAAAGGATTCGCGGAACTCAAAAAGAGAATTCTTGAAGACTAAAAGGTGCGGGGACAGAATCCGGCTTATCGATCTGTTTTGTACAGAGCCGTCGTCTCGGGGCTTATGTCCCGCGCGTATTTTTGCGTGAAGAAAGCACTAACTCGATATTTGTTAACGGGGTGAAACGATCGGAAATTTATTTCAGCGCCATCCAACTCCCAGTCGACTTTCTCATGATTGTCCTCGCGGCGCTTTCGGCCTATGCGGTCCGTGACGTGCCGCAGATCCTCGCTCTTCGGCCCAAGCTCTATTCTGTTGATTTCGTCGATTTTCTCCAGGTGACGCTCATCATCGCGCCGCTGTTCCTCGTTGTGTACGCGATCGAGGGGCTGTACACGATGCGAGCGACCCGAACAATGCTTTCGGAGGCCTTCAAGGTGTTCCGTGCGACATCGCTTGTCCTGGTGCTCGTCATTGTGACTATTTTCTTGAAGCGGGAATGGTTCTCTTCGCGATTTATCATTCTCGCCGGGTGGTCGTTCATGGTGATGTATGTCACGATTGCGCGTTACCTTATCCAGCGTATTCAGAAATACTACCTGGCAAGGAAAGGTGTTGGCGTGCACCGCATCCTCCTTGTCGGTACCAATGGAAAAATCGAACGGCTAAAGAAACTTTTTGCGACGCGGCCGGAGCTCGGATATGTGACCGCCGGACAAGTCGAAGCCGTCTCACTCCACACGATCAAGGACATCCGTGCCGCTCACGGCATTGATGAGATCATGGTCTGCGATCCGTCGCTAACCGATGATGAGCAGGAAAAGCTCCTCGACTATTGTCAGATCAACAACATCACGTTGAAGTATCTCCCAACGACGCGTGAGACCTCGCGATTCACGATGAGTATCTTCAATGGCGAGCCGATTATCGAGTTTCAACACACTCCGCTTGATGGCTGGGGGAAAATCTTGAAGCGCGCGTTCGATATCGTTGGCGGTGTGTTCTTGACGATCCTGTTTTCACCTATCATGCTCGCGATCGCGATTCTGACGAAGCTGGAGGATCCGGATGGTCCGATCATCTATACCAATGAGCGGATTGGTGAAGACGGGGAGAAGATTTCCGTGTTCAAGTTCCGCTATATGCAGTGGAAGTGGTGCATCAACAAGAAGAATCCGAACTTTGGAGCCGCGCTCGAATTTGAAAAGCAGCTCATCGCGGAGCGGAGCGTTCGTCAGGGCCCACTCTACAAGATCAAGGATGACCCACGCAAGACAAAAGTGGGTGCGTTCATTGAACGTTACTCACTCGATGAGCTCCCGCAGTTCTTCAATGTGTTGCGTGGGGAAATGAGTCTGGTGGGCCCCCGACCGCATCAAAAGCGCGAGGTCGAGAAATACAGCGAGTACCATCGTCGGCTGCTCACTATCAAACCGGGAATTACTGGCATGGCGCAGGTTTCCGGTCGCTCGGATCTTGATTTCGAAGATGAGTTCCGGCTTGATGTCTTCTATATCGAAAATTGGTCCCTCTGGGTTGATATCGTGGTTTGCCTGAAGACCGCGGGAGCGCTCCTCCGCCGCCGGAAGAACTAATAGTAACAGGGTGCTGGGTAGCGAGGGGTGAGTTTTTAGATAATACCGGACAGACAAGTTTAGGTGTAGAATAGAGTTACAGATTGGACTCCCTTTCAATTTCTGGCTCCTAACCCCTAATCTTTTCGGTCTTATGAAACTTATTCTGCGTTGGGCGCTCAGTGCTGGTGCGTTCTGGATCGTCGCTCACTATGTCCCGGGTGTGAGCTTGGCGAGCTGGAAGGTGGCGCTCATTTTGTCGTTCCTCTGGGGACTCATCGGCTTTACCGTGAAGCCGGTACTCGTGCTCCTGACGCTTCCGATTAATTTCCTGACGTTTGGACTGTTCACGCTCGTCATCAACGGGTTTCTCCTCTGGCTCCTCGGTGGAGTTGTAAAGGGCTTTGAAGTTGATACGTTTGTCCATGCGATCGTCGGCGCTCTCGCGCTGTCGCTCCTCGTTGGAGTTATCAACTGGTTTCTGGATGCTGCTGATCGAGAAGATGACTAAGGTCTTTCTTGACTCTACGGTCATTACTCTTTCCGACGAGCGATCCAGGTGAAGAAAAGAATTCCAAGGAGAAGTCCTGAAACCCCAAGTGTGAGCATCGAACCTTTCGCAATAGCCGGCTTGTACTGTGAAAGCCTGTTTTCTAATGCTTCAATACGCTCGGTAGGGTTTCCTCCGTTTGGTGCGTAGAGCGGACGGATTTCGAGTGTGCGTCCAAGATAGGTTTTCCCTTTGCCGTGATCAGTATACGAGAGTTCTTGAGATGACTCTGCTTCGGTGACCCTGATATAGGGCCGCTCCTTCTTTTTCCAGAGGCCTGGATGATATTCAATAGAGAGGCAATAGGAATTGTTTGTGCTAGCAGGGATGGTGGGAAATACGAAATGAATATCTCGTCTCGTTGGAATCGAGAACATGTTCCGGTTCGCACGGGCGAATACCTTGTGGCATGTCAGGTCCGACAGTACGAACTCGATCCGTTCACCGAGCCCGAGATCCGTATCGCCCATGAATATCTGAAAGCCTTCAAGTTCGTCCTGGTCCGCAATGAACACTTGAGTAATCGGGCCATTTGATGAGAGCTCAGCTCGTTTGGTATCCCCAAGAAAGTTCTGTGATGAATCAGGGAAATGAAGCAGGCTGAAGAACGCGACTCCGCAGGCTCCGATTGTAACGGTGAGGATGAGCGTCTTTGTGTTGAACCGGGCTAATTTCATAAGTAGTAGCGAGGGAGGATGACGAACCACAAAACATATGAGGTGAGCGCAAACATGGAAACTGAGAGAACGAGCAGGAGCTTTTGGAAAGACGCTCTCGTACGAGTGAAGTAGCCGAGGCCGGAAACCAGGAGGAGAACATGAGGGACGATATTTGGGAGAAAGTAGCGCCCCGGTGTCCCACTCAGAATCTTGCCCGTGGTATCGAAGATACGCCAATCAAAGAAACGGATCGCGAACTGAAGGAAAAGGATAGAAATGAACGCAAAAAGAAGGACGGATTTGTTCGCGAGAAAACGAGGAGGGTTTTTATCAAAAGTAAGCCAGATTAAGCCAAACGCAGCGGCAGTTTCGATGGCGAGAATGGTGTGAAGAATCGTTTTGGGAATATATGCATCAAGCCAACCGAAGCTGCCCCAGTAGGTGATGGCGGTCCAGGTGAGTGCTCCGAGTGACAATGTTTTTTCAATGTAGGCACTGATGGATTCAAGCGGGCTAGCGAAAACCGAAGCTGCCCCGAGATGAAGGAAGTTGGCAAGGATATGAGCCGGAGTGAAGATGAAGAAAAGGCTCGTAATAACGAATCCAAACAAGAGACAGTAGGGGAAGAGGTCTCGACACGATGAGCTATAGCGACGGTATCCTGAAAAGAGTATGAGCACAATGAAAAGTCCGGCAAGTATAATGCCGGGACCCTTGGTGAAAACTCCAATGAGTGTTGCGACAAGAGAGATGCCGACCGATTGAATTGTCAGACCAGAGGAAATCCAGAGGACTCCTCCATAAAAGAACAGTGAGAAGGCGAAAACGAGGAGGATATCGATGTTGACGACGGAACTCGTGGCGAGGAGCATCGGTTGAAAAGCGATGAGTGATGCAAACAGGGAGGCGATGATGGGTGACCAACCGAGTCGACGTGCGCTTAAATAAGCAACGAGAACGGTTAGGGCCCCAATGGCCACAGAGAGCAGACGAGCGAAAAAGAGTCTGTCAAAGATGGAATTGTCTGAAAACAGTCTCTCAATACCTGAACCGAGCCAATAGTAGAGTGACCAGGTTCCGGAAGTGTTTGCTGGGTAGGTGTCGATATACGGTTTCCAATTATTGTTCCGAATTTCATTTTCGGCAGGACCTTCTCGTGTTGCGGAAAAGTGCTGAGTATTGTTGGGTTGCCACTTGATCTCATCGAACTGCATCCGATAGACAGTCTCTCGGACTTCTTCCGAGAAGCGGTATGTACGAATGTCGTCACCCTGGTTGAACTCGTGACTTTCAATGGTAGGCCAGGTTTTCTCGCTCGGTTCTGCCCAATGCTGGATGGTGGCGTAGTGGACCTGCTCATCGGGACCCTGGAAAAACGGTACGAGGAGCGCGATCCAGGTTCCAAGGATAAGAAAAAGTCCGACAAGCGGCATCCAGATGAACCGTTTTTCTACTCCGCGAGTGGTCGCTTGCTCAGTGGTCATATATGGCAGTATACTACCAACAATGGCTTTATGAAAGCTTTTTTGTTGTATGCTTGATCGGTACGATTCAATTCTTATCGGTGGATCTGGGTTTGTTGGTACTCAATTGGGTGCACATTTGGCCAGAACTGGTGAGCGGGTTTTGAATGTGTCTCGGCGCCCACCTGCAGAGCCTTTAGCCGGCGTGGATTTTGTCCCGATAGATTTTGAAAACCAAGAAGCAGTAGCGAGCTTTACACTCCCTCATGCAGATTCGATTATTATATTGATCGGACAGATTGGCCCAGGTTTCGATCCTGAGTCCGACCGGCGTGCACGCCGAACTATTATTGATCTTGTGAACGCTCAAACGGAGCTGATGAAAGTGCTGTATTGCTCAACCACCCTCGTCTATGGCAACAGTGATACGCCAGCGGAGGAATCTGATCCGCTTCAAGCGATCGAACCATATGCGAAGCATAAGGCGGAAAATGAAGATTTTCTGAAAAAACATCTCTCCCCGAGGCATCACCTCGGTATCCTAAGACTGTCCAATGTTTTCGGGGATACCCGGAGCCGGGGATTCGTATCGCTCGTCATGAATCGAATCCTCGCATCCAGTACGGAGAAGTTTCGAGTCAATGGTGATGGGAATCAGGAGCGTGACTATATCTACATAGACGATCTAGCAGAGGCGATTGCGAGCGTCAAAGCTCGTCTCGTAGGAAATGATACGGTGAATATCGCGACAGGGGAGAGTCGGACACTTGTCTCGGTCCTGGGCACGGTCCAGTCGGTATGTAGTGAAAAGCTCGCATTTGAAGTCACTCATGAGCCAGTGCTCGAGGCAACACGGATACGGGTTTCCAATATGCGCCTCTGGGAAAAATATGGCTATGTCCCTCGCCATACGTTTGCCGAGGGTGTGGCGCTGATGTGGAAGCACTCACGGGCTATCAAGATGAACCATCCATATTAGAAAACAGATTATGAACCAGCACAATATACTGATTGTCGGAGCAGGTCGAGCGGGACGGATTCTTGCTCGTGACATAGCTACTCACCATCACGATTGTCACATGGTTGGTTTTGTCGACGACAACGTAAAGGTTTCTGGAGCAGTACTCGGAGATATTAGCGCGATGCCAAAACTCCTGAAGCTGTGGCGAGTCGACGAAATCATCATCGCTATTCCATCGGCTGACGGTGCACTTATCCGTCGGATTCTGCTTACAAATATCAAAAACCGGATACCAATCCGTATCGTACCGCGTGATCAAAGAATTATTAGTAAGAGCGATGTACGGTATGCAGAGGTCCGTTCACTTGATCCGGAGGATTTTCTCGGTCGGCCATTCAAGCGGCAGCATGTTGACCGGCTGACTGATTACTATCGAGGAAAGACGGTGTTCGTTACTGGCGGAGCAGGATCAATTGGCTCAGAGATCGTCCGTCAGCTTATCGATCTCCAGGCGAAGCAAGTCATTGTGTATGACAATTCCGAATACCTCATTTTCCTTCTCGAGCAGCAGTTGAAAGAACGTGGTCAGCGCGATAAGTGCGAACTTATCGTTGGGAGTATCCTGCATGACAATAAGTTACTCGCGCTCCTTACTCGTTTCAAACCGGATATCGTTTTCCATGCGGCAGCGTACAAACATGTCCATCTCATGCAGGACAATATCGACGAAGCTGTCTATAACAATGCCATTGGTACGCGGCGGGTCATTGATGCGGCGATGGCTGCTGCTGTCCCGCAGTTCACATTTATCTCGACGGACAAGGTCGTCAACCCGACGAGTGTGATGGGTGCGACAAAAAAACTTTGTGAATACTATATTCAATCGCTTCGAAATACAAAGACAAAATTCAATATTGTCCGTTTCGGAAACGTCATCAATTCGAACGGGTCGGCTCTGCCACTTTTCGAGCGTCAAATGGAACTGCATGGTTATGTAACCGTGACCCACAAGAAAATGCAGCGTTTTTT
This is a stretch of genomic DNA from Candidatus Moraniibacteriota bacterium. It encodes these proteins:
- the pheS gene encoding phenylalanine--tRNA ligase subunit alpha; protein product: MTLDRLEAIKKEALSALALVADEAGLQAWENTYLGRKSEFNTLLRGVKELSPEERKKVGAAGNTIKRELFEAFEGTKKKNTMTVRASDTERIDVTLPGGGDGTGHLHPITRIEHEIEDIFGSMGFSVADGPEVESEWYNFDALNFPPDHPARDMQDAFWLADTWGKKKYLPRTHTSSVQVRYMETHKPPFQIIIPGRIFRNEATDASHEHTFHQFECLVVGDTVSVANFKSVAETFFTTFFQRATTVRLRPSFFPFTEPSFEFDVNCLLCNGQGCPVCKGTGWLEIGGAGMVHQHVFEAAGYPKNRYQGFAWGFGLTRLAMMKYKISDIRLFMSGDLRFIRQF
- a CDS encoding phenylalanine--tRNA ligase subunit beta, with the protein product MLFSYHWLKELSGTKKTPQRLADMLMAHAFEVEAVMPYAHGLSDVIIGKVMTVKPHPNADRLRVATVSTGKKTIHEIVCGAPNLAAGQKVAVALPGAKLPGGIEIKSAELRGVKSDGMICSAHELGLGDDHAGILVLPPDAPLGKSFSAYAGLEDTVLDVKVLPDRSCDALSYRGMAREIAALEGGIATFLSLTKRPARLRKSAKVPKVTLRTDRAKRYLAIRMDHVTPSPSPLLVLARLSLSGIRPRQAIVDLTNYLMLETGQPVHAFDADAIPKGGIVVRLAKARERLLLLDGTQIALSKDDIVIADTKKSLALAGVMGGKHSAISEKTQRVVFEIASFDAPSIRRTEKRHRLLTDAAYRFERGVDVDRPGETAQLLATYVEAWGIGQGLTVRDVASRPGKPTVILLELAYLERLLGTKLPLFQAVQYCAWLGLTVKKVPNQPVLRVVVPSRRPDLRNPEDLIEEIGRLHGYHTIDPLPLLRPAVPLVRDPAKTFERTVKTTLAAMGFDEVMSYSFYGEKSLALVALPKEEHLAVANPMNPEQAFMRASLFPGLCRALSANAKQSNRLSLFEFGSVHKRGDGGPQEEKHVALAVLTPAGDLAETDFLRFKARVEAFFQSVRVEVVWNELATGTPAAYRSGSVAHLTTRSGHSLGYAGEINPTLSRRLGSGTRSYFAELSVPAVMSETQDAIVYRDFSRFPLAHRDISLIGPKSVSFADLETVLLAAGGSLLVEHELFDVYVAGEEKSFALHLSFGSPERTLSGDEMDKVFEHIVEAAKERLGLRLKM
- a CDS encoding GIY-YIG nuclease family protein → MYYLYVLKSKKTDKFYIGYAKDLQQRILQHNNGESLATKSAIPWELVYYEAYASQGLARKREAKLKHHGKGFAELKKRILED
- a CDS encoding sugar transferase, with translation MREESTNSIFVNGVKRSEIYFSAIQLPVDFLMIVLAALSAYAVRDVPQILALRPKLYSVDFVDFLQVTLIIAPLFLVVYAIEGLYTMRATRTMLSEAFKVFRATSLVLVLVIVTIFLKREWFSSRFIILAGWSFMVMYVTIARYLIQRIQKYYLARKGVGVHRILLVGTNGKIERLKKLFATRPELGYVTAGQVEAVSLHTIKDIRAAHGIDEIMVCDPSLTDDEQEKLLDYCQINNITLKYLPTTRETSRFTMSIFNGEPIIEFQHTPLDGWGKILKRAFDIVGGVFLTILFSPIMLAIAILTKLEDPDGPIIYTNERIGEDGEKISVFKFRYMQWKWCINKKNPNFGAALEFEKQLIAERSVRQGPLYKIKDDPRKTKVGAFIERYSLDELPQFFNVLRGEMSLVGPRPHQKREVEKYSEYHRRLLTIKPGITGMAQVSGRSDLDFEDEFRLDVFYIENWSLWVDIVVCLKTAGALLRRRKN
- a CDS encoding phage holin family protein, which encodes MKLILRWALSAGAFWIVAHYVPGVSLASWKVALILSFLWGLIGFTVKPVLVLLTLPINFLTFGLFTLVINGFLLWLLGGVVKGFEVDTFVHAIVGALALSLLVGVINWFLDAADREDD
- a CDS encoding phospholipid carrier-dependent glycosyltransferase; its protein translation is MTTEQATTRGVEKRFIWMPLVGLFLILGTWIALLVPFFQGPDEQVHYATIQHWAEPSEKTWPTIESHEFNQGDDIRTYRFSEEVRETVYRMQFDEIKWQPNNTQHFSATREGPAENEIRNNNWKPYIDTYPANTSGTWSLYYWLGSGIERLFSDNSIFDRLFFARLLSVAIGALTVLVAYLSARRLGWSPIIASLFASLIAFQPMLLATSSVVNIDILLVFAFSLFFYGGVLWISSGLTIQSVGISLVATLIGVFTKGPGIILAGLFIVLILFSGYRRYSSSCRDLFPYCLLFGFVITSLFFIFTPAHILANFLHLGAASVFASPLESISAYIEKTLSLGALTWTAITYWGSFGWLDAYIPKTILHTILAIETAAAFGLIWLTFDKNPPRFLANKSVLLFAFISILFLQFAIRFFDWRIFDTTGKILSGTPGRYFLPNIVPHVLLLVSGLGYFTRTRASFQKLLLVLSVSMFALTSYVLWFVILPRYYL
- a CDS encoding NAD-dependent epimerase/dehydratase family protein, yielding MLDRYDSILIGGSGFVGTQLGAHLARTGERVLNVSRRPPAEPLAGVDFVPIDFENQEAVASFTLPHADSIIILIGQIGPGFDPESDRRARRTIIDLVNAQTELMKVLYCSTTLVYGNSDTPAEESDPLQAIEPYAKHKAENEDFLKKHLSPRHHLGILRLSNVFGDTRSRGFVSLVMNRILASSTEKFRVNGDGNQERDYIYIDDLAEAIASVKARLVGNDTVNIATGESRTLVSVLGTVQSVCSEKLAFEVTHEPVLEATRIRVSNMRLWEKYGYVPRHTFAEGVALMWKHSRAIKMNHPY
- a CDS encoding polysaccharide biosynthesis protein, coding for MNQHNILIVGAGRAGRILARDIATHHHDCHMVGFVDDNVKVSGAVLGDISAMPKLLKLWRVDEIIIAIPSADGALIRRILLTNIKNRIPIRIVPRDQRIISKSDVRYAEVRSLDPEDFLGRPFKRQHVDRLTDYYRGKTVFVTGGAGSIGSEIVRQLIDLQAKQVIVYDNSEYLIFLLEQQLKERGQRDKCELIVGSILHDNKLLALLTRFKPDIVFHAAAYKHVHLMQDNIDEAVYNNAIGTRRVIDAAMAAAVPQFTFISTDKVVNPTSVMGATKKLCEYYIQSLRNTKTKFNIVRFGNVINSNGSALPLFERQMELHGYVTVTHKKMQRFFMSIREAASLVIESTADGKPNAIHILNMGELINIYDVALCLIRSRNHVPDEDVEVRITGLRKGEKMIEELYTETEKGNLRQLKGGKSIYTLKNEEECPVDIVNVLNELEAIVKEVDAKGDLRKKIRQIFPSLKKI